The following are encoded in a window of Amaranthus tricolor cultivar Red isolate AtriRed21 chromosome 2, ASM2621246v1, whole genome shotgun sequence genomic DNA:
- the LOC130806934 gene encoding disease resistance protein RGA2-like, whose amino-acid sequence MEVAGTALSAIQTILSALQSPHLKKIISIYGYESKLDELQSTVNIINNELRKAQSAQELPDDVQGWIEDLKDVVFEAEDLLDEFVTLAEQNKHLKADGTISKKMKRFLSRSNPFLVAFKMSKGVDKIRKKLDAFAYNKQFIMEFNHEPIKYRKPETCSYVDVAEIIGREGDLEHIVGRLLDSDVQTDVSFLSIVGMGGLGKTALAQLVYSDKRVESAFNLRLWHCVSDQDHKQLNITGILGAILALCTNEKCTDQSSLQYVQSRLQKELSNKKYLLVLDDVWTEIRNQWIELVSLLKVGQKGSWIVVTTRSQVTANFMGYDSMYQLQGLKKEDSWSLFEKVAFSSEQWNHHDDLVEIGQKIVEACGGVPLAIKVAGSLVYGQDKKKWEAVQEVGVANMGNDDITQILKLSYHHLPFSLKNCFSFCAIFPKDYRMEKNTLINLWIAHNYIVPSHKGQSIEDAGEEHFLILLRRCFFQDIEKDVYTGEVDSIKIHDLLHDIAQDVSRKEIFAGSSTILSDNLHKIIRHLSLFNKEIDYEISSDIPRLRSYLDYRYFIFGYVDNFHVEKLMKSCRYLRALRLVDLGIKDLSSLNYVGELLHLRYLDLSLNMALEVLPKSITKLCNLEILLLYGCRNLKELPEDLSRLIKLRVLDISRCSKLKYMPKGMDKLTCLYRLSDFIVGGKDSYSSWSEWFLGLEELKDLKNLHDRLRIKIKWPKNVSQDQIWEGKRFYLRDKKHLNHIRINFDDVTNFGRVLDNEEAIKLMKDLHPPSSLRFFEMFNYVGKQMPEWISHLPNLVNLELMLCYDFEYLECFGNVEERSILPSLQKLNLEILPKLKGWRRGGVGVEDNNNSLLCLPSLKELYISCCDELTCFPVCPRLEELFLTKFNTRLNGIMRRTERDDEESNEVIVLESSKLKHVNIDDVAWLNSLPIQALQRLETTIFEDRVMENLGEVKKVFRACSSFLRILTISGCLNLRSIVAGELEHLSALETLSIISCKNLKFSEEKEENYGVGYNPSILPSLLTLTLYDLLKMEHLPNWMQFLSALQTLEIKSCYRLKAIPNWMPKLTSLKQLHVKQCSKSLERRCKEDPPGEDWAYIQHIPTIQFINCF is encoded by the coding sequence ATGGAAGTCGCAGGAACAGCTTTGTCTGCTATCCAAACTATTCTTTCTGCATTGCAATCTCCTCatcttaaaaaaatcatttcaatCTATGGCTATGAATCCAAACTTGATGAACTCCAAAGCACCGTcaacatcatcaacaatgaGCTTCGCAAAGCCCAGTCCGCGCAGGAGCTCCCAGATGATGTCCAAGGATGGATCGAGGATCTTAAGGATGTTGTTTTTGAAGCGGAGGATTTGCTCGATGAGTTTGTCACTCTCGCCGAGCAGAACAAGCACTTGAAGGCTGACGGTACAATATCCAAGAAGATGAAGCGCTTCCTTTCTCGTTCTAACCCTTTTCTTGTTGCTTTCAAGATGTCTAAAGGGGTGGACAAGATTCGGAAGAAGTTGGATGCTTTTGCTTACAACAAGCAGTTTATCATGGAGTTTAATCATGAGCCTATCAAGTATAGAAAGCCTGAGACTTGTTCGTATGTGGATGTTGCTGAAATCATTGGAAGAGAAGGCGACTTGGAGCATATTGTTGGTAGGTTGCTTGATTCTGATGTTCAAACTGATGTTTCTTTCCTGTCTATTGTGGGTATGGGAGGATTAGGCAAGACTGCTCTTGCACAGCTTGTGTACAGTGATAAAAGAGTTGAAAGTGCATTTAATTTGAGACTGTGGCATTGTGTCTCTGATCAAGATCATAAACAGTTGAACATTACTGGGATTCTCGGAGCAATTTTAGCTTTATGTACAAATGAGAAATGCACAGATCAATCCTCCTTGCAGTATGTGCAAAGTCGACTTCAAAAGGAATTATCGAATAAGAAATACTTGCTTGTTTTAGATGATGTGTGGACTGAAATTCGCAATCAATGGATTGAACTAGTAAGTTTGTTGAAAGTAGGTCAAAAGGGGAGTTGGATTGTGGTGACTACACGTTCACAAGTGACAGCAAACTTCATGGGATATGATTCAATGTACCAGCTTCAAGGCTTGAAAAAGGAAGATTCATGGAGCTTGTTTGAGAAGGTAGCTTTTAGTTCAGAGCAGTGGAATCATCATGATGACTTGGTCGAAATCGGGCAAAAGATTGTTGAAGCATGTGGTGGAGTTCCTCTTGCCATAAAAGTGGCAGGAAGTCTTGTATATGGCCAAGACAAGAAGAAGTGGGAAGCAGTCCAGGAAGTGGGTGTGGCCAACATGGGCAATGATGATATCACACAAATATTGAAGCTAAGTTATCATCATCTTCCATTCTCATTGAAAAattgttttagtttttgtgcCATTTTTCCGAAGGATTATAGAATGGAAAAGAACACATTGATAAACCTTTGGATAGCACACAACTATATTGTTCCATCACACAAAGGTCAGAGCATTGAAGATGCAGGTGAAGAACATTTTCTAATATTGTTGAGAAGGTGTTTCTTCCAAGATATAGAAAAAGATGTTTATACAGGTGAGGTAGATTCGATTAAGATTCACGATCTTTTGCATGACATTGCTCAAGATGTCTCGAGGAAGGAGATTTTTGCAGGAAGTAGTACCATACTAAGTGACAACCTACATAAAATTATTCGCCATCTCTCACTATTCAACAAAGAAATTGATTATGAAATCTCTTCGGATATACCGCGTTTACGTTCGTATCTTGATTATCGCTATTTTATTTTTGGGTATGTGGATAATTTTCATGTGGAGAAATTAATGAAAAGTTGTAGGTACCTAAGGGCATTAAGATTAGtagatttaggaattaaagatttGTCAAGTTTAAATTACGTAGGTGAATTATTGCATCTACGATATTTAGATCTCTCATTAAATATGGCATTAGAAGTGCTCCCtaaatcaataacaaaattATGTAATCtagaaatattattgttatatggTTGTCGCAATTTAAAAGAGTTACCGGAAGATTTGAGTAGGTTGATCAAACTTAGGGTGTTAGATATTTCAAGGTGTTCTAAGTTGAAGTATATGCCCAAGGGTATGGATAAGTTGACATGTCTTTATAGACTGAGTGATTTTATAGTAGGTGGTAAGGATAGTTATTCAAGTTGGTCAGAATGGTTTTTAGGATTAGAAGAGTTGAAAGATCTTAAAAACCTACATGATCGacttagaattaaaataaagtggCCTAAAAATGTAAGTCAAGATCAAATCTGGGAGGGgaaaagattttatttgaggGATAAAAAACATCTCAATCACATTCGTATTAATTTTGATGATGTGACAAATTTTGGAAGAGTATTGGATAATGAGGAAGCAATAAAATTGATGAAAGATCTGCACCCACCTTCTAGTCTTCGCTTTTTTGAGATGTTTAATTATGTTGGTAAGCAAATGCCAGAGTGGATATCCCATCTTCCAAACCTTGTAAATCTTGAACTTATGTTATGTTACGATTTTGAGTACCTTGAATGCTTTGGAAATGTAGAAGAAAGATCAATCCTCCCTTCTCTTCAAAAACTTAATTTAGAAATACTACCAAAGTTGAAAGGATGGAGGAGAGGAGGGGTTGGGGTGGAAGATAACAACAACTCCTTATTATGTCTTCCTTCTTTGAAGGaattatatatatcatgttGCGACGAGCTGACGTGTTTTCCGGTGTGTCCCAGATTAGAGGAATTGTTTTTAACCAAATTCAATACAAGATTGAATGGGATAATGAGAAGAACAGAAagagatgatgaagaatcaaatgaagtcaTTGTTTTGGAATCTTCAAAATTGAAACACGTGAATATTGATGATGTGGCATGGCTGAATTCACTGCCTATTCAGGCTCTTCAACGTCTTGAAACAACAATATTTGAGGATCGGGTTATGGAGAATTTGGGAGAAGTTAAGAAGGTGTTCCGTGCTTGCTCTTCTTTTCTCCGAATTCTGACGATTAGTGGTTGCCTCAATTTAAGGAGTATAGTGGCTGGAGAATTGGAACATCTCTCTGCTTTGGAGACATTATCTATTATATCATGTAAAAATCTGAAATTCtcggaagaaaaagaagaaaattacGGTGTTGGATACAATCCATCCATTCTTCCCTCTCTTCTTACCTTGACGTTGTATGACCTCTTGAAGATGGAGCATCTGCCAAACTGGATGCAATTCTTGTCTGCTCTTCAAACTCTTGAAATAAAAAGTTGTTATAGGCTGAAAGCAATCCCGAATTGGATGCCCAAACTCACCTCTCTCAAGCAACTTCATGTTAAGCAGTGTTCAAAAAGCCTGGAGAGAAGATGCAAAGAAGATCCACCAGGAGAAGACTGGGCTTACATTCAACACATCCCCACCATTCaatttataaattgtttttGA